A portion of the Sphingobacterium spiritivorum genome contains these proteins:
- a CDS encoding DUF4198 domain-containing protein: MKIITQLFLILILLGGKQVAMAHAVWIESKASASKNQPHDVKIFFGEYASGEKESTDKWYSDLKNLEVWLTTPDNQRVKLDVKDEQGHLATSFVPEKDGLYYISTVHATKDLGGTTKYNFSSLVPVSVGKLVNNANSPKDLPFAVEKVVTNGKNKSEVEVLVSSNGKAVKDAEVIVMSETGWTKTFKTNEKGIVSFSPQWKGNYVVEASQMNDETGRWNDKDYTRNWHGATTFFEQK; this comes from the coding sequence ATGAAAATTATTACCCAATTATTTTTGATTCTGATTTTACTTGGCGGCAAACAAGTAGCAATGGCTCACGCTGTATGGATCGAGAGCAAAGCGTCCGCAAGTAAAAATCAACCCCACGATGTAAAAATATTTTTCGGAGAATATGCTAGCGGGGAAAAGGAAAGTACAGATAAATGGTACTCTGATCTCAAAAATCTGGAAGTATGGTTAACGACTCCGGATAACCAACGTGTAAAGCTTGATGTGAAGGATGAACAAGGCCATTTAGCAACATCCTTTGTTCCTGAGAAAGACGGTCTTTACTATATATCTACTGTACACGCAACAAAAGATTTAGGTGGAACTACAAAGTACAACTTTTCTTCACTTGTCCCTGTAAGTGTCGGCAAATTGGTAAACAACGCAAATTCTCCTAAAGATCTTCCTTTTGCGGTCGAAAAAGTCGTTACAAACGGAAAGAATAAATCTGAAGTAGAAGTGCTTGTCAGCAGTAATGGTAAGGCAGTCAAAGATGCTGAAGTTATCGTGATGTCTGAGACAGGATGGACCAAAACATTCAAAACGAACGAAAAAGGTATTGTTTCTTTCTCTCCGCAGTGGAAAGGTAATTATGTAGTGGAAGCATCACAGATGAATGATGAAACCGGGCGTTGGAATGATAAAGACTATACCCGTAACTGGCATGGTGCTACTACATTTTTTGAACAAAAATAA
- a CDS encoding TonB-dependent receptor: MQHNYPILNLLPNISGKKICGALLFAHVICSSALYAAGNPNSSLLTIQLQQHELTGQIMSEDIPLAGATVKIPSLSKNAITDENGKFTFKNLPSGKYKIVVSAIGHSRWSEDIQIGPNKQTLPVISLTRSTEQIEEVMVLGRTKVEEVNKQAYNVTALDATKLHNTTLDIGHALDRVSGVRVRETGGVGSDMNLSINGYSGKQIKIFIDGIPMEGFGSSFQLNNIPINLAERVEVYRGVVPVWLGADAMGGAINIVTGSSKKNYIDASYSYGSFNTHRTTINAGLTSKSGYTLQLNAYQNYSDNNYRISVPDGPQNVKRFHDTYHNEAIILQTGVVDKSYADRLLVGIQLGKSYKEMQTGARIESVFGSWYRKGDIITPTLRYQKRDLFIKGLTASVNANINLGHEQNIDTTYVRYDWYGTPKYYSGLGGEQSRSLYKYRNNTGLAATTISYDINERNAVVLNNTYSTFNRKGSDELYPENVAYDLPRKSSKNITGLAYRYNHDGKWNVTGFFKNYFQRLKYSSSYNPSGNYGDVAYNHQQTNYNKIGYGIAGTYFLTPALQLKASYENAKRMPEAEEVFGDEILKSSNLDLKPESSDNYNLGVNYMFSINQDHRFAVDLGLLYRDSKDFIREKFNVNMVKTIMENRASVTNKGIDAEIRYSYKKFFTAGANMSYHDFRNKTKYENDNANVSIVYNDRMPNIPYLYGNFDATVFLSDLGTKGNNLSIGYNLLYVHSMYLYWPSQGAEKLDIGTQLGHDVNAVYSFNNGRYNIGLECKNITNAQLFDNFRLPKPSRGFFLKARYFISN, translated from the coding sequence ATGCAACACAATTACCCCATTCTTAATCTACTTCCGAATATCTCCGGCAAAAAAATATGTGGCGCCCTTCTCTTTGCCCATGTGATATGCAGTTCAGCTCTTTATGCAGCCGGCAATCCGAATAGCAGCCTGTTGACAATTCAGCTTCAGCAACATGAACTTACAGGGCAGATAATGAGTGAAGATATACCTTTAGCCGGTGCGACAGTTAAAATCCCTTCCTTATCCAAAAATGCGATTACCGATGAAAACGGAAAATTTACATTTAAGAATCTTCCTTCAGGGAAATATAAAATCGTAGTATCTGCAATAGGACACAGCAGATGGAGTGAAGATATCCAAATAGGACCAAACAAGCAGACACTTCCCGTCATTTCACTTACCCGCTCAACAGAGCAAATAGAGGAAGTCATGGTGTTAGGGCGCACTAAAGTAGAAGAGGTCAACAAACAGGCCTACAATGTCACTGCATTAGATGCTACAAAACTCCATAATACTACACTTGATATTGGTCATGCACTGGATAGAGTCTCCGGAGTAAGAGTCCGGGAGACCGGTGGTGTGGGTTCAGATATGAATCTGTCTATCAATGGTTACTCCGGTAAACAGATAAAAATATTCATCGATGGTATTCCTATGGAAGGCTTCGGATCTTCTTTTCAGCTCAATAATATTCCGATCAATCTGGCCGAACGTGTGGAAGTATACCGAGGTGTCGTACCTGTATGGTTAGGCGCTGATGCTATGGGAGGCGCAATTAATATCGTCACCGGCAGCTCTAAAAAGAATTATATAGATGCCTCTTATTCTTATGGATCGTTTAATACACACCGAACCACTATAAATGCGGGTCTGACTTCTAAATCCGGCTATACATTGCAGCTAAATGCTTACCAGAATTATTCAGACAACAACTACAGAATATCTGTTCCTGATGGTCCTCAAAATGTAAAACGCTTTCACGACACCTACCACAATGAAGCGATTATTCTTCAGACCGGAGTCGTGGACAAAAGCTATGCAGACCGACTTTTAGTAGGAATACAATTGGGTAAGAGTTATAAAGAAATGCAGACTGGTGCGCGTATTGAATCTGTATTCGGATCCTGGTACCGCAAGGGCGACATTATTACACCCACTTTGAGATACCAGAAAAGAGATCTGTTTATCAAAGGATTGACAGCAAGTGTGAATGCGAATATTAACCTGGGGCACGAACAGAACATCGATACGACTTATGTGAGGTACGATTGGTATGGTACGCCTAAATATTATTCGGGCCTGGGCGGCGAGCAAAGCCGAAGTCTCTACAAGTACAGAAATAATACAGGCCTGGCCGCTACAACGATTTCATATGATATTAATGAACGAAATGCTGTTGTATTGAACAATACCTATTCTACTTTTAACAGAAAAGGTTCTGACGAACTGTATCCTGAAAACGTCGCCTATGATCTTCCCAGAAAATCAAGTAAAAATATTACAGGCTTAGCGTACCGCTACAATCATGATGGCAAATGGAATGTCACAGGATTTTTCAAAAATTACTTCCAACGGCTTAAATACAGCTCCAGTTATAATCCGTCTGGCAACTACGGTGATGTAGCATATAACCATCAGCAAACGAATTATAACAAAATCGGATACGGAATAGCCGGTACTTATTTCCTTACCCCTGCCCTACAATTAAAAGCTTCGTACGAAAATGCGAAGCGTATGCCGGAAGCGGAAGAGGTATTCGGGGATGAAATTTTGAAATCAAGTAATCTGGACCTGAAACCGGAATCCAGTGACAATTATAATCTGGGTGTGAATTATATGTTCTCCATTAATCAGGATCACCGCTTTGCTGTAGATCTGGGACTTCTGTACAGAGATTCCAAAGATTTTATCCGTGAAAAATTTAATGTAAACATGGTTAAGACTATTATGGAAAACAGAGCCAGTGTAACCAATAAAGGTATAGACGCTGAGATTCGGTATTCCTATAAGAAATTCTTCACAGCGGGAGCGAATATGTCTTATCATGACTTCAGGAATAAAACCAAATATGAAAACGACAACGCAAATGTAAGTATCGTCTACAATGACAGGATGCCTAATATTCCTTATCTGTACGGCAATTTTGATGCAACAGTATTCCTCTCCGATCTGGGCACAAAAGGGAACAATCTGAGTATCGGTTATAACCTGCTTTATGTACACAGCATGTATCTCTACTGGCCAAGTCAGGGTGCAGAAAAACTGGACATTGGTACACAACTGGGGCATGATGTCAATGCTGTATATAGCTTTAACAATGGTCGGTATAATATAGGTCTGGAATGCAAAAACATAACTAATGCCCAGTTATTTGACAATTTCAGATTGCCGAAGCCATCAAGAGGATTCTTCCTGAAAGCACGTTACTTTATATCTAACTAG
- a CDS encoding DUF4374 domain-containing protein — MIRTFKNLTLLSATALIGFNACSKDKGTIDTNITPGEGNKVKYVIAAHPTSAEAGTADYLLTTDDLTKGSISTKGNGIEQDGTWRYYVVNQNKFFSMLYGQGNPGAVTSYALNTEGKLVKVSNFVTETVQVFAPMNDELVLFKVPRSGNENSLVYRIDAVNPGIKADKEINIVKLAGNGERAHFTWATQFGDKLLAPYMSIKGCCGDTFGTAYPDSTWVAVISFPDLKVEKVIKDNRTSYLGGYFKNGLFVDEQGDAYGFSGATVKIGENIVSKNPSAIVRIKKGTTEFDKSYFFNFEEKTNGFKINSARYIGKGKFLVQSYTQSKSTVGIKFAIADVYAQTVTWVTGAPVNIASTTSSNYGALSPDGTKAYVGLTLDTGDSYVYIFDTATNTATQGLKVEGGTINGIHRLTY; from the coding sequence ATGATCAGAACATTTAAAAATCTAACTTTACTTTCAGCTACTGCCCTTATAGGTTTTAACGCCTGTTCCAAAGACAAAGGAACCATTGACACCAACATTACACCAGGTGAAGGGAATAAAGTAAAATATGTTATTGCTGCTCATCCTACCAGTGCAGAGGCCGGAACTGCAGATTATTTACTGACAACTGATGACCTGACAAAAGGCTCTATCTCTACAAAAGGTAATGGTATCGAACAGGACGGAACATGGCGGTACTATGTAGTCAACCAGAATAAATTCTTCAGTATGCTATACGGACAGGGTAATCCGGGTGCTGTTACATCTTACGCATTAAATACAGAAGGTAAACTTGTAAAAGTTTCCAATTTTGTGACCGAGACTGTTCAGGTATTTGCGCCGATGAATGATGAACTTGTTTTATTCAAAGTTCCTCGTTCAGGCAACGAAAATTCTCTTGTCTATCGTATTGATGCCGTAAACCCGGGAATCAAAGCAGATAAGGAAATCAATATTGTCAAATTAGCAGGTAATGGTGAACGTGCTCACTTCACCTGGGCCACTCAGTTTGGAGATAAGTTACTGGCTCCATATATGAGTATAAAGGGATGTTGCGGAGATACCTTTGGTACCGCTTATCCCGACAGCACATGGGTTGCTGTAATATCTTTTCCGGATCTGAAAGTCGAAAAAGTAATCAAAGACAACCGTACCAGTTACCTGGGTGGTTACTTTAAAAATGGATTATTTGTAGATGAGCAGGGAGATGCATATGGCTTTTCAGGTGCTACTGTAAAAATCGGAGAAAATATTGTATCAAAAAATCCATCAGCTATCGTTCGTATCAAAAAAGGAACTACGGAATTTGACAAAAGCTATTTCTTCAATTTTGAGGAGAAAACAAATGGCTTCAAAATCAATTCTGCACGTTATATCGGTAAAGGGAAATTTTTGGTGCAGTCATACACACAATCAAAGTCTACTGTAGGAATTAAATTTGCAATTGCTGATGTATATGCTCAAACTGTTACCTGGGTTACAGGTGCCCCTGTTAACATAGCAAGTACAACATCAAGCAACTACGGAGCCCTTTCTCCAGACGGAACCAAAGCATATGTAGGCTTAACCTTAGATACAGGGGACAGCTATGTTTACATCTTTGATACTGCAACAAACACGGCTACACAGGGATTGAAAGTCGAGGGCGGAACAATTAATGGTATTCACAGACTGACCTATTAA
- a CDS encoding enoyl-CoA hydratase/isomerase family protein translates to MSSISYHFIRTDIIDHVFYLTLARPGKRNAFTPTMVNEIRHALQEANNDTAVRVVIIKAEGPVFCAGMDLKAFENPEADTINPDITNADISLGAVIAELNKPSVCIIEGDVYAGGFLIFLECTYVFAKQSVRFALPEVRIGIFPFQVLASLLKHLPDAKAMDLCIRGTSFTASQAHELGLITDFVENEDDHKIKMLIADLTMGAPLAIKKGFEALKQIKELAAADRYAYLLKVLHELKESEDAKEGLAAQRDKRQPDWKNG, encoded by the coding sequence ATGAGTAGCATTTCCTATCATTTTATCCGAACCGATATAATAGACCATGTATTTTACCTCACCTTAGCCCGTCCCGGTAAACGCAATGCTTTTACACCGACTATGGTCAATGAGATCAGACATGCGTTACAGGAAGCAAATAATGACACAGCTGTACGTGTAGTGATAATAAAAGCTGAAGGTCCGGTATTCTGTGCAGGAATGGATCTCAAAGCATTTGAAAATCCGGAAGCTGATACCATAAATCCGGATATTACAAATGCCGATATTTCTCTGGGAGCAGTCATAGCCGAGCTTAACAAACCTTCTGTCTGTATTATAGAAGGAGACGTATATGCCGGAGGTTTTCTTATCTTTCTGGAATGTACTTATGTCTTTGCTAAGCAAAGTGTACGGTTTGCCCTGCCGGAAGTACGTATCGGAATATTTCCCTTTCAGGTGCTGGCCTCTTTGCTCAAACATCTTCCGGATGCTAAAGCTATGGATCTGTGCATACGGGGTACTTCGTTTACGGCTTCACAGGCACATGAGCTTGGATTAATTACGGATTTTGTTGAAAATGAAGACGATCATAAGATCAAAATGCTGATTGCTGATCTGACAATGGGTGCTCCATTGGCAATAAAAAAAGGTTTTGAAGCCTTGAAACAGATTAAGGAACTGGCTGCTGCTGACCGCTATGCGTACCTGTTAAAGGTATTACATGAACTGAAAGAATCAGAAGATGCCAAAGAGGGACTTGCTGCCCAACGTGATAAGCGTCAGCCGGATTGGAAAAACGGTTAA
- a CDS encoding hydroxymethylglutaryl-CoA lyase: MSDLKKNITLVECPRDAIQGLHGQISTEKKVAYINFLIRTGLFECIDFGSFVSPAAVPQMADTEAVVRQLDLVNDTRLLAIVVNEKGVERASVFEQIHYLGYPFSISEEFQLRNTNANLQQSFERLKYIVEHTKSAGKEPVVYISMAFGNPYQEIWSEQLVIDWLGKIAELGVTRFSLADTTGEASVAQIDSLFHKVYELFGGLHIGAHFHSTKLNSMDKIKAAYASGCKIFDGAMLGYGGCPFAKDDLVGNIAMEDLLLFFGRGNASRIEELKQQFNTLIS; this comes from the coding sequence ATGTCAGATCTTAAAAAAAATATCACTTTAGTAGAGTGTCCGCGTGATGCCATTCAGGGATTGCACGGACAGATATCTACAGAAAAGAAAGTCGCATATATTAATTTTCTGATTCGTACAGGATTGTTTGAATGTATAGATTTCGGAAGTTTTGTATCTCCTGCAGCTGTACCTCAGATGGCAGATACAGAAGCTGTTGTCCGGCAGCTGGATCTGGTCAATGACACCAGACTTCTGGCTATTGTAGTCAACGAGAAGGGAGTGGAGCGTGCTTCTGTTTTTGAGCAGATCCATTATCTGGGCTATCCTTTTTCCATATCAGAAGAGTTTCAGCTCCGCAATACCAACGCAAATCTGCAGCAGTCTTTTGAACGGTTGAAATATATTGTCGAACATACTAAATCCGCAGGAAAAGAACCTGTAGTTTATATTTCTATGGCATTTGGTAATCCGTATCAGGAGATATGGAGCGAGCAGCTGGTTATTGACTGGCTGGGAAAAATTGCTGAATTGGGCGTCACACGGTTCTCGCTGGCTGATACTACAGGTGAGGCTTCTGTAGCACAGATCGACAGCCTGTTTCATAAGGTATATGAATTGTTTGGTGGGCTACACATAGGAGCACATTTTCACTCTACCAAATTGAATAGTATGGACAAAATAAAAGCTGCTTATGCATCCGGATGTAAAATATTTGACGGAGCCATGTTAGGATATGGAGGCTGTCCTTTTGCAAAAGATGATCTTGTGGGTAATATTGCAATGGAGGATCTTCTGTTGTTTTTTGGGAGAGGTAATGCGTCCCGGATTGAGGAGTTGAAACAACAATTTAATACATTAATCAGTTAG
- a CDS encoding acyl-CoA dehydrogenase family protein translates to MFVANVDQMELIRQSAADFATNFIKPHIMEWDEAQTFPVELFRKMGSYGFMGIIVPEEYGGAGLGYQEYITILDEISKVCGSIGLSVAAHNSLCTNHILSFANEEQKKKYLPKLATAEWIGAWGLTETGSGSDAGGLTTVAERDGDYFILNGSKNFITHAISSEVAVVITRTGQKGDKKGMTAFIIEKGTPGFSAGKKENKLGMRASETACLFFDNCRVHKDQIIGEEGQGFVQALKLLDGGRISIAALSLGIARGAYECALKYANEREQFNQKIFDFQAVGFKLAEMATQVEAAELLTRQAAYLKESGTKSSKISAMAKLYASEAAVEVSNESVQIFGGYGFTKDYPAEKYFRDAKLCTIGEGTSSIQKMVIAREIQKDVRS, encoded by the coding sequence ATGTTTGTCGCTAATGTAGACCAGATGGAGTTGATCAGGCAGAGTGCTGCTGATTTTGCAACGAATTTTATTAAACCACATATCATGGAGTGGGATGAGGCTCAAACCTTTCCCGTAGAGCTGTTCAGGAAGATGGGATCTTATGGTTTCATGGGAATTATTGTGCCTGAGGAATACGGAGGTGCAGGACTTGGTTATCAGGAGTACATTACTATTCTGGATGAAATATCCAAAGTTTGTGGTTCAATAGGGCTTTCCGTGGCAGCACACAATTCATTGTGTACCAATCATATTCTTAGTTTTGCGAATGAGGAACAAAAGAAAAAATATCTGCCTAAACTGGCTACAGCCGAATGGATAGGCGCATGGGGGCTGACAGAAACCGGTTCCGGATCTGATGCGGGAGGTCTGACGACTGTTGCAGAGCGGGATGGAGATTATTTTATCCTGAACGGGTCGAAAAATTTTATTACACACGCCATCAGTTCTGAAGTTGCCGTTGTTATCACACGTACCGGTCAAAAGGGGGATAAAAAAGGAATGACTGCTTTTATCATCGAAAAAGGTACACCGGGATTCTCGGCAGGAAAGAAAGAGAATAAATTAGGAATGCGCGCCTCAGAAACAGCATGTTTATTCTTTGATAATTGCAGAGTACACAAGGATCAGATCATCGGTGAAGAGGGGCAGGGTTTTGTACAGGCATTAAAATTATTGGATGGAGGACGCATATCTATTGCTGCATTATCTCTTGGTATAGCTCGTGGTGCTTATGAGTGTGCTTTAAAATATGCGAATGAACGCGAACAATTTAATCAGAAAATATTTGATTTTCAGGCTGTAGGGTTTAAATTAGCAGAAATGGCTACGCAAGTAGAAGCTGCAGAGCTTCTGACTCGCCAGGCTGCATATTTAAAAGAATCAGGTACGAAATCTTCCAAGATCAGTGCAATGGCGAAGTTGTATGCATCTGAAGCCGCAGTAGAAGTGTCGAATGAAAGTGTACAGATTTTTGGCGGATATGGATTTACTAAAGATTATCCTGCTGAAAAGTACTTTAGAGATGCCAAATTGTGCACCATCGGAGAAGGAACGTCCAGCATCCAGAAAATGGTTATAGCAAGAGAAATTCAAAAAGATGTCAGATCTTAA
- a CDS encoding acyl-CoA carboxylase subunit beta, with amino-acid sequence MNNLIDVLNKKKETLALGGGLDKIEKHKQKGKLTAWERIHYLLDDNRDFLEIGIFAGDGMYEDEGGCPNGGAVCVLGYVQGKQCVIVSNDATVKAGAWFPISCKKNLRAQEIAMENHIPIIYLVDSAGVFLPMQDEIFPDKEHFGRIFRNNAKMSSMGIPQLAAIMGSCVAGGAYLPIMSDYAFIVEGTGSVFLAGPYLVKSSIGETVDAETLGGAATHSEISGVTDNKYPTDEACLDAIKQVIDKFGEQPKAQFSRKESSKPASTAGKIIDIMPLDRTKPYDMKRIIEAIVDENTFEEYKKDYGKTIVCGLARVDGWAVGIVANQREVVKAKKAGGSVEMQMGGVIYSDSADKAARFIMNCNQQSIPLVFFQDVTGFMVGSRSEHGGIIKDGAKMVNAMANSVVPKFTFMIGNSYGAGNYAMCGKAYDPRLIYAWPTAQIAVMSGAAAGKTLLQIQDAALKSKGVSITETEQQALLKSIEDKYNEQLSPYYAAARLWVDGVIHPDETRKVISMGIEAANHAPITERYNVGVIQT; translated from the coding sequence ATGAATAACTTAATTGATGTTTTAAACAAAAAGAAAGAGACACTGGCATTAGGCGGTGGACTGGACAAAATTGAGAAACATAAACAGAAGGGTAAACTTACGGCCTGGGAACGCATACACTATTTACTGGATGACAATCGTGACTTTCTGGAGATAGGTATCTTTGCAGGAGATGGAATGTACGAAGACGAGGGTGGCTGTCCAAATGGCGGGGCGGTATGTGTATTAGGTTATGTGCAAGGCAAACAATGTGTTATCGTCTCCAATGATGCTACAGTCAAAGCTGGTGCCTGGTTTCCGATCAGCTGTAAAAAAAATCTCCGTGCTCAGGAGATAGCCATGGAAAACCATATCCCTATTATTTATCTCGTAGATTCAGCAGGTGTATTTTTACCTATGCAGGATGAAATATTCCCCGATAAGGAGCACTTTGGACGTATTTTCAGAAATAATGCAAAAATGTCGTCTATGGGCATACCACAGCTGGCTGCTATAATGGGAAGTTGTGTGGCAGGTGGTGCGTACCTCCCGATCATGTCAGACTATGCTTTTATAGTAGAAGGTACAGGTTCCGTATTCCTTGCAGGCCCCTATCTGGTCAAGTCATCGATAGGAGAAACAGTTGATGCGGAAACATTGGGAGGTGCAGCTACGCATTCCGAAATTTCCGGTGTTACAGATAATAAGTATCCTACAGATGAAGCCTGTCTGGATGCCATCAAACAAGTGATAGATAAATTCGGAGAACAGCCTAAAGCACAGTTTAGCAGAAAAGAATCATCAAAACCAGCCTCAACGGCAGGAAAAATTATTGATATTATGCCTCTTGACAGGACAAAACCCTATGATATGAAGCGTATAATAGAAGCTATTGTTGATGAAAACACATTTGAAGAATATAAAAAAGATTATGGCAAAACCATCGTCTGTGGATTGGCTCGTGTAGATGGTTGGGCGGTAGGTATTGTTGCCAATCAGCGTGAAGTAGTGAAGGCAAAAAAAGCAGGAGGATCTGTTGAAATGCAGATGGGAGGTGTTATTTATAGTGATTCGGCAGACAAGGCTGCAAGATTCATTATGAATTGTAATCAACAGTCCATTCCATTGGTATTTTTTCAGGATGTAACAGGCTTTATGGTCGGAAGCCGTTCTGAACATGGAGGCATTATTAAAGACGGTGCCAAAATGGTAAATGCAATGGCGAACTCGGTTGTACCTAAATTCACCTTTATGATTGGAAACAGCTATGGAGCTGGTAATTATGCGATGTGTGGCAAAGCTTACGATCCCCGCCTCATTTATGCATGGCCCACAGCACAGATCGCCGTAATGAGTGGAGCGGCAGCAGGAAAAACCCTCTTGCAGATTCAGGATGCTGCTTTAAAAAGTAAAGGAGTATCGATTACTGAAACAGAGCAACAAGCCCTTTTAAAAAGTATTGAAGACAAGTACAATGAACAGTTGAGTCCATACTATGCAGCAGCACGATTGTGGGTTGATGGTGTTATTCATCCGGACGAAACACGCAAAGTAATCAGTATGGGAATTGAAGCTGCAAACCATGCTCCGATAACAGAACGATACAATGTAGGTGTAATACAAACTTAA
- a CDS encoding methylated-DNA--[protein]-cysteine S-methyltransferase — MIIMETQQEVDYQRIANAITYIRDHFKTQPSIEEVAAHIHVSPAHFQRMFASWAGTSPKKFLQYISVEHAKKLLREDRHISLFDATYDTGLSSTSRLHDLFIKIEGMTPAEYKNGGKNLLIRYSFTESPFGKLIIGSTEKGICFMGFTDHEDDGITQLRQRFPHASLITGTDNMQQHAALIFQNDWSRLSEIKLHLKGTPFQLKVWETLLRIPMGQLATYGQLAKEIGNTKASRAVGTAIGSNPVAFLIPCHRVIQSSGTIGGYMWGPTRKTAIIGWESALQDTVADS; from the coding sequence ATAATTATCATGGAAACTCAACAAGAAGTAGACTATCAACGTATCGCAAATGCGATCACCTATATTCGTGATCATTTCAAGACGCAACCCTCCATCGAGGAAGTAGCGGCACATATTCATGTAAGCCCTGCACACTTTCAGCGCATGTTTGCCTCATGGGCGGGAACAAGTCCAAAAAAATTTTTGCAGTATATATCTGTAGAACATGCTAAGAAACTTTTAAGAGAAGACAGACACATTTCGCTGTTTGATGCGACATATGACACAGGCTTATCCAGCACAAGCCGACTGCATGATCTTTTTATCAAAATTGAAGGAATGACCCCGGCAGAATACAAAAATGGTGGAAAAAATCTTCTTATCCGCTATAGTTTTACCGAAAGTCCGTTTGGTAAACTCATTATCGGCTCTACTGAAAAAGGCATTTGCTTTATGGGGTTTACGGATCATGAAGACGATGGCATAACACAATTGCGGCAACGTTTTCCTCATGCTTCTTTAATAACAGGAACCGATAATATGCAGCAGCATGCAGCCCTGATCTTTCAGAATGACTGGTCCAGACTTTCGGAGATCAAATTGCATCTTAAAGGAACTCCTTTTCAGTTAAAAGTCTGGGAAACGTTATTAAGAATACCTATGGGACAATTGGCAACATATGGACAACTGGCGAAAGAAATCGGAAATACTAAGGCTTCAAGAGCTGTTGGAACAGCCATAGGCAGTAATCCTGTTGCTTTTCTGATTCCATGTCATCGCGTTATCCAGTCGTCCGGCACAATAGGCGGATATATGTGGGGACCAACACGGAAAACTGCTATTATAGGATGGGAAAGCGCTCTTCAGGATACTGTGGCCGATTCATAA
- a CDS encoding alpha-ketoglutarate-dependent dioxygenase AlkB family protein, producing MKLFEDQSFISRNLLPQDGEVYYYGTVLSVQEASAYYERLLQHIAWKNDQAVIFGKHIETKRKVAWYGDQTFSYTYSNITKSALPWTEDLLKLKEIAEEHTGEKYNSCLLNLYHSGDEGMAWHSDGEKDLKKNGAIASMSFGAERKFAFKHKQTKQIIAMVLEHGSLLVMKGTTQTHWMHRLPPTKRIFGPRINLTFRTIVKNLEK from the coding sequence ATGAAATTATTTGAGGATCAAAGCTTTATATCACGAAATCTGCTTCCGCAAGACGGTGAAGTATATTATTATGGCACAGTGCTGTCTGTACAGGAAGCGTCGGCCTATTACGAGCGTCTTCTACAGCATATTGCATGGAAAAATGATCAGGCAGTAATATTCGGAAAACATATCGAGACAAAAAGAAAGGTCGCCTGGTACGGAGATCAGACCTTTTCTTACACGTATTCTAATATTACTAAATCGGCACTTCCATGGACAGAAGATTTATTAAAACTGAAAGAAATTGCAGAAGAACATACCGGAGAGAAATATAACTCCTGTCTGTTAAATCTCTATCATAGCGGAGATGAAGGAATGGCCTGGCACAGTGACGGTGAAAAAGATCTTAAAAAAAACGGAGCTATTGCCTCTATGAGTTTTGGTGCTGAACGTAAATTTGCTTTCAAGCATAAGCAAACCAAGCAAATAATCGCTATGGTATTGGAACATGGAAGTCTGCTTGTCATGAAAGGTACTACACAGACCCATTGGATGCATCGCCTGCCTCCTACCAAACGTATTTTCGGACCACGCATCAATCTTACCTTCAGAACAATAGTTAAGAATTTGGAGAAATAA